One window from the genome of Alkalihalobacillus sp. LMS6 encodes:
- the argH gene encoding argininosuccinate lyase: protein MSKLWGGRFTKSAEEWVDEFGASIGFDKQLVFEDIQGSIAHVTMLAACEIVTQEEADTILEGLQRLQKKAENGTLAYEVAQEDIHLNIEKQLIDEIGPVGGKLHTGRSRNDQVATDMHLYLHKETKTIMEAIRAMQEALVKQAQEHVETLIPGYTHLQRAQPVSFAHHLLAYFWMLERDYSRLEDSLKRVNLSPLGAGALAGTTFPIDRHMTADLLGFDGIYENSLDAVSDRDFILEFLSASSTLMMHLSRLCEEMIFWSSQECQFIELDDAFATGSSIMPQKKNPDMAELIRGKTGRVYGNLFSLLTTLKGLPLAYNKDMQEDKEGMFDTVVNVKGSLRIFSGMIATMTVKTKNMEAAVNQDFSNATELADYLATKGMPFREAHEVVGKLVLTAIQRNVYLLDLNMDEYKQASPLFDEEIYDVLQPKTVVARRNSAGGTGFTQVEAAIEKATSILND from the coding sequence GTGAGTAAGCTATGGGGCGGGAGATTCACAAAATCTGCTGAGGAGTGGGTCGATGAATTTGGTGCTTCGATCGGGTTTGATAAGCAGTTAGTTTTTGAGGATATTCAAGGCAGCATCGCCCATGTGACGATGCTTGCCGCCTGCGAGATTGTCACACAAGAGGAAGCAGATACGATTCTTGAAGGCTTGCAGCGTTTACAGAAAAAAGCCGAAAATGGAACGCTTGCTTACGAAGTGGCACAAGAAGACATTCATTTGAATATTGAAAAACAATTGATCGATGAAATTGGACCAGTGGGCGGAAAACTTCATACTGGAAGAAGTCGAAATGATCAAGTCGCAACCGATATGCATCTTTATCTTCATAAAGAAACAAAAACGATTATGGAAGCGATTCGAGCGATGCAAGAGGCTCTTGTTAAACAAGCGCAGGAACATGTGGAAACGCTCATTCCAGGGTACACGCATCTCCAGCGTGCGCAACCGGTGTCATTTGCTCATCATCTACTAGCTTATTTTTGGATGCTTGAGCGAGACTATAGCCGCTTAGAGGATAGTTTGAAACGTGTAAACCTTTCCCCGCTTGGAGCAGGTGCATTGGCAGGGACGACGTTTCCCATTGACCGTCATATGACTGCGGATTTGCTTGGGTTTGATGGCATTTACGAAAACAGTCTCGATGCAGTGAGTGATCGTGATTTTATTCTTGAGTTTTTATCTGCTTCTTCGACATTGATGATGCATTTATCACGTTTATGCGAAGAGATGATTTTTTGGTCGTCCCAAGAGTGTCAGTTTATTGAATTAGATGATGCATTTGCAACAGGCTCAAGTATTATGCCACAAAAGAAAAACCCAGATATGGCCGAATTAATTCGTGGGAAAACAGGACGTGTATACGGAAATCTCTTCTCACTGTTAACGACATTAAAAGGGTTACCTCTTGCCTACAATAAGGACATGCAGGAAGATAAAGAAGGCATGTTTGATACGGTGGTCAACGTGAAAGGATCATTGCGCATTTTTTCTGGCATGATTGCGACAATGACCGTAAAAACGAAGAACATGGAAGCAGCGGTGAACCAAGATTTTTCCAATGCAACAGAATTAGCCGACTATTTAGCAACAAAAGGAATGCCGTTCCGAGAAGCCCACGAGGTGGTTGGTAAGCTTGTGCTTACAGCGATTCAGCGCAACGTTTATTTGCTCGATTTAAACATGGATGAGTACAAACAAGCTAGCCCGTTGTTTGATGAAGAGATTTACGATGTCTTACAACCAAAAACCGTTGTCGCACGTCGGAACAGTGCAGGTGGCACTGGTTTTACTCAAGTTGAAGCGGCAATTGAAAAAGCAACTAGCATATTAAACGATTAA
- a CDS encoding Xaa-Pro peptidase family protein, giving the protein MNQSHLTHIQKHLQEEGAHMAFITSKENLFYLTGLRADPHERLMALFLFQDHFFFVVPKMEEALVREAGYEGDLLTYQDHENVWDKISASIEKLDLGDYLSILVEERTVTYARVQALQALRASTSFADCEHVLMQRRLIKSDDELAILQEAAAFADAGIEFGAKALYTGITELEVVAEIEYELKKQGIREMSFQTTVLFGDHASSPHGKPGNRALKEGEFVLFDLGVVVGGYCSDITRTVAYGDVSEEQVHIYHTVLHAEEAAIEAVRPGFVIGDLDKTARRIITDAGYGDYFPHRLGHGLGIDVHEFPSMSENNTDVLLEGMTFTIEPGIYVPGVAGVRIEDDVVVTADGVETLTIFPKTLVTIPVRQTQ; this is encoded by the coding sequence ATGAATCAATCACATCTGACACATATTCAGAAACATCTACAAGAAGAAGGCGCCCACATGGCCTTTATTACGAGCAAGGAAAATTTATTTTACTTAACAGGGTTACGTGCCGATCCCCATGAACGCTTAATGGCACTCTTTCTTTTTCAAGACCACTTCTTTTTCGTTGTTCCGAAAATGGAAGAAGCACTCGTTCGAGAAGCTGGTTACGAAGGGGACCTGTTGACGTATCAAGATCATGAAAACGTGTGGGACAAGATTTCAGCTAGTATTGAAAAGCTCGATTTAGGTGACTATTTATCCATATTAGTTGAGGAACGGACTGTGACGTATGCACGCGTTCAAGCACTGCAAGCACTACGTGCATCGACGTCATTTGCGGATTGCGAACATGTGCTTATGCAAAGACGCTTAATTAAATCCGATGATGAGTTAGCCATTTTGCAAGAAGCAGCAGCCTTTGCCGATGCTGGGATTGAGTTTGGCGCAAAAGCACTCTATACAGGGATAACAGAACTAGAGGTTGTTGCAGAAATTGAATATGAACTAAAGAAACAAGGCATACGAGAGATGTCGTTTCAAACAACGGTTTTATTCGGTGACCACGCTTCTTCTCCTCATGGCAAACCAGGAAATCGTGCCTTAAAAGAAGGAGAGTTTGTCCTATTCGATTTAGGTGTTGTCGTTGGTGGCTATTGTTCAGACATTACGCGTACCGTTGCTTATGGCGACGTATCAGAAGAACAGGTCCACATTTATCACACCGTTCTTCACGCAGAAGAAGCTGCAATCGAGGCTGTACGTCCTGGATTTGTCATTGGCGACCTCGATAAAACAGCTCGTCGTATTATCACGGATGCAGGATACGGCGACTACTTTCCTCACCGACTAGGACACGGGCTTGGCATTGATGTTCACGAATTCCCTTCTATGAGTGAAAATAATACGGACGTTCTTTTAGAAGGTATGACGTTTACCATTGAACCTGGTATATACGTTCCTGGTGTAGCTGGTGTGCGTATTGAAGACGATGTTGTTGTGACGGCTGATGGTGTCGAGACTTTAACCATTTTCCCTAAGACGCTTGTGACCATTCCCGTTCGTCAAACGCAATAA
- a CDS encoding YtpI family protein, which yields MINQILVIIAIVAFLLYLFSRIKAFRLNDSLEKKILESRAQLALGSVLLSISIILLFLSDFTAIQLIVGGIFLLVGGINVYHGVRAHKHYTAQLH from the coding sequence ATGATCAATCAAATTCTTGTTATTATTGCGATCGTAGCTTTTCTATTATATCTCTTTAGCCGCATTAAGGCCTTTCGTTTAAACGACTCACTTGAAAAGAAGATTTTAGAATCACGGGCACAACTTGCTTTAGGGAGCGTTTTACTCTCCATTAGTATTATTTTACTTTTCCTATCTGATTTCACTGCGATTCAGCTAATCGTTGGTGGTATTTTTCTCTTAGTTGGTGGTATTAATGTGTACCACGGAGTACGTGCGCACAAACACTACACGGCTCAACTTCATTAA
- a CDS encoding CMP-binding protein, whose translation MEARFFMIREREIKQASNGSLYANFVLQQQHTLLSARLWDITDDQQQKFSPKSVVKVEGTLETFRSKQMLTIKKIRLATEDDHINRTELISKPGLSREDLWHELRMMMDEIQSPTLQQVVKEVYSNRAIREKVTTYPAAKTYHHAYYAGLLEQIVELMSLALQVLPLYKTINRDTVLAACLLGDIGKIQALHDPLTPEYTQAGELIGQVILSIEMINQAVHQQGIDQTDPQLMQVKHTILGQYDQTEETSVKPKTAEAILYFYLKRMNTELRALEQVEEGSFPYVPLFKRNMYVNANEEGESEE comes from the coding sequence ATGGAAGCGCGGTTTTTTATGATTCGAGAACGTGAGATTAAGCAAGCGTCAAACGGCTCGCTCTATGCAAACTTTGTTTTACAGCAGCAACATACCCTCCTTTCTGCTCGTTTATGGGATATTACCGATGACCAGCAGCAGAAGTTTTCACCAAAATCTGTTGTAAAAGTTGAAGGGACGCTCGAGACGTTTCGTTCAAAACAAATGTTAACGATTAAAAAGATTCGATTAGCGACAGAAGACGACCATATTAACCGAACCGAGTTAATATCAAAACCTGGGTTATCGAGAGAAGACTTATGGCATGAACTTCGAATGATGATGGATGAGATCCAATCACCGACTTTACAGCAAGTCGTAAAAGAGGTGTACAGCAATCGCGCAATTCGCGAGAAGGTAACGACGTATCCTGCGGCAAAAACATATCACCATGCATATTATGCGGGTTTACTCGAACAGATCGTCGAGTTAATGTCATTAGCGTTGCAAGTGCTTCCTCTATATAAAACCATTAACCGTGATACGGTACTAGCAGCGTGCTTATTAGGCGACATTGGCAAAATTCAAGCCCTTCATGATCCGCTTACACCTGAATATACGCAAGCTGGTGAACTCATTGGTCAAGTCATTTTGAGCATTGAAATGATTAATCAAGCGGTACATCAACAAGGGATTGATCAAACCGACCCTCAATTAATGCAAGTTAAACATACAATCCTTGGCCAATATGATCAAACAGAAGAGACGTCTGTTAAACCGAAAACCGCAGAAGCCATTTTGTATTTTTATTTGAAACGTATGAATACGGAATTACGAGCTTTGGAACAAGTGGAAGAGGGATCGTTTCCTTATGTTCCTTTATTTAAACGAAACATGTATGTAAACGCAAATGAGGAAGGAGAGAGTGAAGAGTGA
- a CDS encoding acetate kinase: MATIMAINAGSSSLKFQLLSMPEETIITKGLVERIGLKDSVFAIEKNGEKHETTSDIEDHSEAVKMLLDKLTSLNIISSLDEIEGIGHRVVHGGEKFNDSVLITDDLLAGIEEVSELAPLHNPANITGIKAFKEVLPNVPSVAVFDTAFHQTMPEHAYLYSLPYEYYTEYGIRKYGFHGTSHKYVSERAAEMLDQPIEDLKMVSCHLGNGASIAAIEGGKSIDTSMGFTPLAGVTMGTRSGDIDPALIPFIMDKTGQSVEEVISTLNKQSGLLGITGFSSDLRDIESEEEKGNERAKVALDVFTSRIQDYIGSYATRMGGIDVLIFTAGIGENSTVVRERVLKGLEFMGIEVDLSKNNVRGKETFLQTADSKVKVLIVPTNEEVMIARDTVRLT; this comes from the coding sequence ATGGCTACAATTATGGCAATTAACGCAGGGAGTTCATCCCTTAAATTTCAACTACTTTCCATGCCTGAAGAGACAATTATTACAAAAGGGCTTGTAGAGCGTATCGGATTAAAAGATTCTGTTTTTGCAATCGAAAAAAATGGCGAAAAGCACGAAACAACATCTGACATTGAAGATCACTCAGAAGCAGTGAAAATGTTGCTTGATAAGTTAACAAGCTTAAACATTATTTCTTCTTTAGATGAAATTGAAGGCATTGGGCACCGTGTTGTTCATGGTGGAGAAAAGTTCAATGACTCGGTATTAATCACAGATGATTTATTAGCTGGAATTGAAGAAGTATCGGAACTAGCACCATTGCACAACCCAGCAAATATTACAGGAATTAAAGCATTTAAAGAAGTATTACCAAACGTTCCATCTGTTGCGGTATTTGATACTGCATTCCACCAAACAATGCCAGAGCATGCGTATTTATACAGCTTGCCTTATGAGTATTATACCGAGTACGGCATCCGTAAGTATGGTTTCCACGGGACATCACACAAGTATGTGTCTGAGCGCGCGGCGGAAATGCTTGATCAGCCAATTGAAGACTTAAAGATGGTCTCTTGCCACTTAGGAAACGGTGCAAGTATTGCAGCGATTGAAGGCGGAAAATCAATTGATACATCAATGGGCTTCACTCCTCTAGCTGGTGTGACGATGGGTACACGTTCTGGCGATATTGATCCTGCTCTTATTCCGTTTATTATGGATAAAACAGGTCAATCTGTAGAAGAAGTGATCTCAACATTAAACAAGCAAAGTGGACTACTTGGAATTACAGGATTCTCAAGTGATTTACGTGATATTGAAAGTGAAGAAGAAAAAGGAAATGAACGTGCAAAAGTTGCCCTTGATGTCTTTACATCAAGAATTCAAGATTACATTGGTTCTTATGCAACACGTATGGGTGGCATTGATGTGCTTATTTTCACAGCTGGTATTGGTGAGAATAGTACAGTTGTCCGCGAGCGTGTTTTAAAAGGACTCGAGTTTATGGGCATTGAAGTTGACCTTTCAAAGAATAATGTACGAGGCAAGGAAACTTTCCTACAAACAGCAGACTCAAAAGTAAAAGTATTAATCGTTCCAACAAACGAAGAAGTGATGATTGCACGCGATACCGTTCGTTTAACGTAA
- a CDS encoding EcsC family protein, which produces MTELERWQEELHTYERRLKKRAKKERNIHNVHNLERWTQTVDPFMIQFYEWFQADRLQPSVQTGVKLESTDTVADCLEKEQLLHKDLARLRLYGLAQGGTSMYSTTTILTQIPAVLYLTRKAIDKIRYFYQFQEKGETAEAILSLRLFLYTYLPDYAKYEEWESLKVDSAYIDESEPMYVGKEDILSETIVIQMLKQVTRMYMYKHLTEKKFPLKRLVLGTYQATLSYRHMQTVTEDAQMFYRKRWLANNQANF; this is translated from the coding sequence GTGACTGAGCTTGAACGTTGGCAAGAGGAGCTACATACATATGAACGTCGACTGAAAAAACGAGCGAAGAAGGAAAGAAATATACATAATGTGCATAACCTGGAAAGATGGACGCAAACGGTCGATCCATTTATGATCCAATTTTATGAGTGGTTTCAAGCAGATCGGTTGCAACCTTCTGTTCAGACCGGTGTAAAACTAGAGTCAACGGATACTGTAGCTGATTGCCTAGAGAAAGAACAGCTCTTACATAAAGACTTAGCGCGTTTACGTTTATATGGGCTCGCGCAAGGTGGAACCAGTATGTATTCAACGACAACAATCCTCACACAAATTCCAGCGGTCCTGTACTTAACAAGAAAAGCAATTGATAAAATTCGTTATTTTTATCAGTTTCAAGAAAAAGGCGAAACGGCTGAAGCGATTTTGTCGCTGCGGTTATTTTTATATACTTACCTCCCCGATTATGCAAAGTACGAAGAATGGGAGTCTTTAAAAGTAGATAGTGCTTACATCGATGAGTCTGAACCGATGTATGTAGGGAAAGAAGATATCTTATCTGAAACAATCGTTATCCAAATGCTTAAACAAGTGACGCGAATGTATATGTATAAACATCTGACTGAAAAGAAGTTCCCGTTAAAACGTCTGGTGCTCGGTACCTATCAAGCAACTCTATCTTATCGCCATATGCAAACCGTCACAGAGGATGCACAAATGTTTTATCGAAAGCGCTGGCTCGCGAACAATCAAGCAAATTTTTAA
- a CDS encoding metal-dependent hydrolase, which translates to MDVSFHGHSVVKIKTNGKTILIDPFITGNGQTDLNAQEENPDVILLTHGHNDHVGDTVEIAKRSGALVVAVAELATYMGFQGVESVHPMSIGGSYEFDFGTVKFTQAFHGSSYTEEDNQKIVYTGMPGGILFTAEGKTIYHMGDTALFSDLKMIGERNDIDVAFVPMGDNFTMGPDDAETAVEWVNPKLAVPIHFNTFPPIKQDAKAFVERLPEGKGKLLEAGEGIQL; encoded by the coding sequence ATGGATGTAAGTTTTCATGGACATTCAGTTGTAAAAATTAAAACAAATGGAAAGACCATACTTATTGATCCATTTATTACAGGAAATGGACAAACGGATTTAAATGCGCAAGAAGAAAACCCAGATGTCATTCTTCTTACTCATGGTCATAATGACCATGTAGGAGACACAGTGGAGATTGCAAAGCGTTCGGGAGCGTTAGTTGTTGCTGTTGCGGAGCTTGCCACCTATATGGGTTTCCAAGGCGTTGAATCGGTTCATCCAATGTCAATTGGTGGTTCGTATGAATTTGATTTCGGAACAGTAAAATTCACGCAAGCGTTCCATGGTTCGTCGTATACAGAAGAAGACAATCAAAAAATTGTTTATACCGGAATGCCAGGTGGCATTTTATTTACCGCAGAAGGAAAAACGATTTATCACATGGGCGACACAGCCTTATTTAGTGATTTGAAAATGATAGGTGAACGAAACGACATTGACGTGGCCTTCGTTCCAATGGGCGATAATTTTACAATGGGACCAGACGATGCGGAAACAGCAGTTGAATGGGTCAACCCTAAACTCGCTGTGCCGATTCACTTCAACACTTTCCCACCCATTAAGCAAGATGCAAAAGCATTTGTCGAGCGTCTTCCAGAAGGAAAAGGGAAATTGTTAGAAGCAGGAGAAGGAATTCAACTATAA
- a CDS encoding class I SAM-dependent methyltransferase: MEEQSNVATLYEYLNHSAQLLEQTLEITYLDALAEAGDNLFEKGVIQPVSQDKHAQLLALMEPVKEISFSKEEIRKAFQLAVIKGMKGVVQPHHSMTPDAVSLFMSYLVNKLQGTEKKGDVLDLAVGSGNLLFSICNHGEDRIGQAYGFEVDETLLKNAFASANLQQHEIQLFHQDSLQLKVPNVDLVVADLPVGYYPKDDVASGFELKAETGHAYIHHLMIEQGIRALHDEGFGVLLVPNFLFESDQAEKLHAYLKEHAVILGLLQLPSSMFSNAQQQKSILMIQKKGKNMHKPQQALLAELPSFSNAKAMQDMMSSINNWFTEQLGR, translated from the coding sequence ATGGAAGAACAATCAAATGTGGCAACATTATATGAATATTTAAATCATAGTGCTCAATTGTTAGAACAAACACTAGAGATCACTTATTTAGACGCTTTAGCAGAAGCAGGGGATAATTTATTCGAGAAAGGTGTTATTCAACCAGTTTCTCAAGATAAACATGCCCAGCTACTTGCATTAATGGAGCCTGTTAAAGAAATTTCTTTTTCAAAAGAAGAAATTCGCAAGGCGTTTCAACTTGCGGTTATTAAAGGGATGAAAGGCGTTGTTCAGCCTCATCACTCTATGACGCCTGATGCTGTGAGTTTGTTTATGAGTTACCTCGTTAATAAACTTCAAGGTACAGAAAAAAAGGGAGATGTTTTGGACCTTGCCGTTGGTTCAGGGAACTTACTTTTTTCAATCTGCAATCACGGAGAAGATCGAATCGGACAAGCGTACGGATTTGAAGTGGACGAAACGCTACTGAAAAATGCATTTGCTAGTGCAAATTTACAACAGCATGAAATACAGCTTTTCCACCAAGACAGCCTTCAATTAAAAGTTCCTAACGTGGATCTTGTTGTTGCTGATCTTCCTGTTGGCTATTATCCAAAAGATGATGTGGCCAGTGGATTTGAATTAAAAGCGGAAACAGGTCATGCGTACATTCATCATTTAATGATTGAGCAAGGAATTCGTGCGTTGCATGATGAAGGGTTTGGTGTACTGCTCGTACCGAATTTCTTGTTTGAAAGTGATCAAGCAGAAAAACTGCATGCGTATTTAAAAGAACATGCGGTTATTTTAGGCTTGCTACAGCTCCCTTCTTCAATGTTCTCCAATGCTCAGCAGCAAAAAAGCATCTTAATGATTCAAAAGAAAGGGAAGAACATGCATAAGCCTCAGCAAGCGCTTCTTGCAGAGCTACCATCCTTCTCGAATGCGAAAGCAATGCAGGACATGATGAGCAGTATTAATAACTGGTTTACAGAACAGCTAGGTCGGTAA
- a CDS encoding argininosuccinate synthase translates to MANEKVVLAYSGGLDTSVAVKWLADKGYDVIAVGLDVGEGKDLEFVKQKALTVGAVQSYTIDAKKEFAEMFVLPALQAHALYEQKYPLVSALSRPLISKKLVEIAEQTGATAVAHGCTGKGNDQVRFEVSIQALNPDLKVLAPVREWAWSRDEEIEYAKANHIPIPIDLDNPYSVDQNLWGRSNECGILEDPWATPPEGAYELTAPLEKTPDTADTLEIQFEKGVPVAINNQAMALDELILYLNDVAGKHGVGRIDHVENRLVGIKSREVYECPGAMTLIQAHKELEDLTLPKELAHFKPVIEKKLTEIIYEGLWFSSLQPALQAFLKESQQHVTGVVRVKLFKGHAIVEGRKSPYSLYNEKLATYTPDDEFDHNAAVGFISLWGLPTKVHSMVTKAKEEVTT, encoded by the coding sequence GTGGCGAACGAAAAAGTAGTATTGGCATATTCTGGTGGATTAGATACATCTGTAGCAGTGAAATGGTTAGCGGATAAAGGCTATGACGTAATTGCAGTCGGTCTTGATGTTGGAGAAGGAAAAGATCTTGAGTTCGTAAAACAAAAAGCATTAACAGTAGGTGCAGTTCAGTCATATACAATTGATGCGAAAAAAGAATTCGCAGAAATGTTTGTGTTACCTGCGCTTCAGGCTCATGCGCTTTATGAACAAAAATACCCATTGGTATCTGCGCTCTCTCGTCCACTCATCTCAAAAAAACTAGTGGAGATTGCCGAACAGACTGGAGCAACAGCTGTTGCGCATGGCTGTACAGGGAAAGGGAACGATCAAGTTCGTTTTGAAGTCTCGATTCAAGCACTAAATCCTGATTTAAAAGTACTTGCTCCAGTGCGAGAGTGGGCATGGTCAAGAGACGAAGAAATCGAATATGCAAAAGCGAATCATATCCCGATTCCCATTGATTTAGACAATCCTTATTCAGTTGACCAAAATTTATGGGGAAGAAGCAATGAATGTGGGATTTTAGAAGATCCGTGGGCGACACCGCCAGAAGGTGCATACGAACTAACGGCTCCTTTAGAAAAAACACCTGATACAGCAGATACGTTAGAAATTCAATTTGAAAAAGGTGTTCCAGTTGCGATTAATAATCAAGCGATGGCGCTAGACGAATTGATTCTCTATTTAAATGATGTAGCTGGAAAACATGGTGTCGGACGTATCGATCACGTAGAAAATCGTTTAGTCGGTATTAAATCCCGTGAAGTTTATGAATGTCCAGGCGCAATGACGTTAATTCAAGCTCATAAAGAACTTGAAGATTTAACATTGCCGAAAGAATTAGCTCATTTTAAACCGGTTATTGAAAAGAAATTAACGGAAATTATTTATGAAGGCTTATGGTTTTCAAGCCTTCAGCCGGCACTTCAAGCGTTTCTTAAAGAATCACAACAGCATGTTACAGGTGTTGTTCGCGTGAAGCTCTTCAAGGGACATGCGATTGTTGAAGGCAGAAAGTCTCCGTATTCTTTATATAATGAAAAGCTTGCTACGTATACGCCTGATGATGAGTTTGATCACAATGCAGCAGTCGGCTTTATCTCTTTATGGGGTCTTCCAACGAAAGTGCATAGCATGGTGACGAAAGCGAAAGAGGAGGTCACAACGTGA
- a CDS encoding DRTGG domain-containing protein has protein sequence MTKHEQIIEYITQLSIGGKISVRQIAKAMSVSEGTAYRAIKEAESQGLVSTIERVGTIRIEKKKKENIEKLTFAEVVNIVDGQVLGGRSGLHKTLSRFVIGAMKTEAMMRYVSPGNLLIVGNRYQVHKIALETGAAVLITGGFDTSSDVIKLADELELPVISTSYDTFTVAAMINRAIYDQLIKKEIVVVDDILIPLEKTYYLTIGESVQDWQELNTQTGHSRYPVVDTTLKVQGMVAAKDVFDQLKQQPIEKVMTQNPITVNEKTSIAAVAHIMVWQGIELLPVTDGQRRLIGVVSRQDVLKAMQTTQRQPHVGETLEEIVTSRMEQVTENKQEPIYHIVISPQMTDQLGTVSYGVMTTIMIEGARRTLRMHKRGDIVVENLTLYFLKPVQIDTEVKVIPRLLEIGRKHGKFDVEVYREGEIVGKALLTAQLIEG, from the coding sequence GTGACAAAACATGAGCAAATTATTGAATACATTACTCAACTTTCAATCGGAGGGAAAATTTCCGTTCGTCAAATTGCAAAAGCAATGTCGGTAAGTGAAGGTACAGCTTATCGGGCAATTAAAGAAGCAGAATCACAAGGGCTCGTTTCAACAATCGAACGAGTCGGTACCATACGAATTGAAAAAAAGAAGAAAGAAAACATTGAGAAGTTAACCTTCGCTGAAGTCGTCAACATTGTCGATGGACAAGTTCTTGGTGGTCGTTCAGGGTTACATAAGACATTAAGTCGATTCGTTATTGGCGCCATGAAAACCGAAGCCATGATGCGGTATGTATCACCAGGAAATCTTCTCATTGTCGGAAATCGATATCAAGTGCATAAAATTGCGCTTGAAACAGGAGCGGCCGTGCTCATTACTGGTGGATTTGATACGAGTTCTGATGTCATTAAACTTGCGGATGAATTAGAATTACCTGTTATATCCACATCGTATGATACATTTACAGTCGCTGCGATGATTAATCGAGCCATCTATGATCAGCTAATTAAAAAAGAAATTGTCGTTGTAGACGATATTTTAATTCCATTGGAAAAAACCTATTATTTAACAATAGGTGAGTCTGTTCAGGATTGGCAAGAACTGAATACACAAACAGGTCATAGCCGTTATCCTGTTGTAGACACGACGTTAAAAGTCCAAGGAATGGTCGCTGCTAAAGATGTGTTTGATCAATTAAAACAGCAGCCGATTGAAAAAGTCATGACTCAAAACCCTATTACTGTAAATGAAAAAACTTCTATCGCAGCGGTTGCTCATATTATGGTATGGCAAGGAATTGAGCTATTGCCTGTAACCGATGGACAACGAAGGCTGATCGGTGTTGTCAGTAGGCAAGATGTGTTAAAAGCGATGCAAACGACGCAAAGACAGCCGCATGTTGGTGAAACATTGGAAGAAATTGTCACAAGCAGAATGGAACAAGTAACTGAAAACAAACAAGAACCAATTTATCATATTGTGATTAGCCCTCAAATGACGGACCAATTAGGGACTGTTTCATATGGCGTTATGACAACGATTATGATTGAAGGAGCACGGCGTACGCTACGCATGCATAAGCGTGGTGATATTGTTGTGGAAAATTTAACGCTGTATTTCTTGAAGCCCGTGCAAATTGATACCGAAGTGAAAGTTATTCCACGCCTATTAGAAATTGGACGGAAGCACGGTAAATTCGATGTGGAAGTGTATCGAGAAGGAGAAATTGTTGGAAAAGCGTTATTAACGGCGCAGTTAATTGAAGGGTAG
- a CDS encoding SDR family oxidoreductase, with protein MRHAMITAGTKGLGLKVTEAFLTAGYRVTVTYLSDEERAQALKETWGENRLHIVQADVTKRDNCKQLVDAARSFAGRIDVFIHNAGPYVFEKKKLIDYNESEWDGMINGNLTSSFHLLKEVVPIMREQQFGRIVFYGFQGANNAPGWIYRSAYAAAKVGLVSLMKTISIEEAAYGITANMVCPGNIMGEMKEATIAEARQHSDHNTPIGRSGTGEDIARTVMFLCEDNADMVTGTVVEVTGGVDVIHRYR; from the coding sequence ATGCGACATGCAATGATAACAGCTGGGACAAAAGGTCTCGGGTTAAAAGTGACAGAAGCTTTTCTAACAGCAGGCTATCGTGTGACGGTTACTTATTTAAGCGATGAGGAGAGAGCGCAAGCACTGAAGGAAACGTGGGGAGAGAACCGTTTGCACATTGTGCAGGCCGATGTGACGAAGCGGGATAATTGCAAGCAACTTGTTGATGCTGCGCGTTCTTTTGCTGGTCGAATTGATGTCTTTATACATAATGCCGGGCCGTATGTATTTGAAAAGAAAAAACTTATTGATTACAATGAATCTGAATGGGATGGGATGATTAATGGAAATTTAACGTCTTCATTTCATTTGTTAAAAGAGGTCGTCCCAATTATGCGAGAGCAACAGTTTGGACGTATCGTGTTTTATGGATTTCAAGGTGCAAATAATGCTCCTGGCTGGATTTATCGATCTGCCTATGCAGCAGCAAAAGTTGGATTGGTCTCATTGATGAAAACCATTTCAATTGAAGAAGCAGCATATGGAATCACTGCGAATATGGTATGTCCTGGTAATATTATGGGTGAAATGAAAGAAGCGACAATTGCAGAAGCGCGTCAGCATAGCGATCATAATACGCCAATTGGACGTTCTGGAACAGGTGAAGACATTGCTCGAACGGTCATGTTTTTATGTGAAGATAATGCTGACATGGTGACCGGTACAGTTGTAGAAGTGACAGGAGGAGTCGATGTGATTCATCGCTATCGATGA